The DNA region CTGTTGTCATTCCAGAAATTTCGCATCTCCACCGTCTGATGCAGAAAATATTCGCGATAGGTATCGGACATCGCAAACACGATCCCATCTGTCGGGAGGTTTTCCGGAGGAAAGTATCGTCCAACGTCCTCGACGTTCCAGTGCTTAAGAAATTCGCAGAATGCACGCACCTCAGGGCTGTTGCTGTCAGAAAGGTATTCCAGATGTTTGTCTCGGAATGAATCGAATCGCTTGTCGGCCGGGTCCGAGAGCTTTCCCCCTCCCAGCGCATAATTGATGTTGTCCCAAAGAAAATTAGGACGAGGTGTGCTTCCCGAGCGTTTGGGAGTTGCAGGAACGACAATGCTCCGCGGCGCCGGTCTTTTCCCGGCGTAGTCGCGCAGATCCTCGACACTGGCAACCGATCCGTCCGCGTTCAGCAGCACGCAAAAGCCGATCTTCTCGGTCGAGAAGCCGAAGGGCGGTGCGTCGGGCAGCCGATCATAGGCCCGCACCAGCGAGGCAAGCATGCTCATCCCTTCACCTCCGGACTGCCGGGCTGTGGCACCTCCAGCGCGCCGTCGCGCAGCGCGGCGCGGAAAAACAGCGAAGGTCGGCCCGGTTTCCCATGGTCGATGTCCCACAGCATGAAACCAAGATCGCGCGGCGCGCCGAAACCATGCTCGGCGGTTTCCGCCTCGGGACTGCGGGCGGGCAGCGGCGCCTCCGGCGGAATCAGTTCGAAATGCGCGGTGAATTCACGGGTGCCAAGACAGGGCTGATGAAAGCACTGCCCCCGCGCGGCACGACGGTTGAAGACGTCCAGATGCTTGCCCGCGCTATCCTCGGGGCCCGCCTTTCCCGTCATGTCGAAATGCGCCTCGATCACATAGCGGGGCGCGACCAGGACGGTCGAGGCACGCTGCTGGCGATCCTCATCGACCAGAAGCTGCAAATCCTCCAGGTTGCCGCGCTTCATCGCCTGCCTGATCTTGCCGGCGGGCGCCTTGTGGCCGACCTCGTTGCGGCGGATGGACTGGAAGCGGATCGGTTCCAGCACATGGATGCGGTCGATGACCCAGCGGATGGCGGGCTTCCAGTGGATGGCTTCGAGAATGCCGCGCGCCGCCGAGGGCGTCATGAC from Paracoccus aminovorans includes:
- the cas5c gene encoding type I-C CRISPR-associated protein Cas5c; protein product: MAYGIRLHVWGQHGLFTRPELKVERMSYDVMTPSAARGILEAIHWKPAIRWVIDRIHVLEPIRFQSIRRNEVGHKAPAGKIRQAMKRGNLEDLQLLVDEDRQQRASTVLVAPRYVIEAHFDMTGKAGPEDSAGKHLDVFNRRAARGQCFHQPCLGTREFTAHFELIPPEAPLPARSPEAETAEHGFGAPRDLGFMLWDIDHGKPGRPSLFFRAALRDGALEVPQPGSPEVKG